One Pleurocapsa sp. PCC 7327 DNA segment encodes these proteins:
- a CDS encoding response regulator, whose translation MEDRTINILLVEDDEVDVMNVRRAFKKNQIANPLYIAENGLKALAMLRSQDGEPPVVPPKRRLILLDLNMPQMNGLEFLHELRADPQLKAIPVIVLTTSDEDRDKLEAYNLSVAGYILKPVTFSKFIEVVSALNKYWMLCEMP comes from the coding sequence ATGGAGGATAGAACGATTAACATTTTGCTAGTAGAAGACGACGAAGTTGACGTGATGAACGTCCGGCGAGCATTTAAAAAAAACCAGATCGCCAATCCCCTTTACATAGCCGAGAACGGATTAAAGGCTTTGGCAATGTTGCGCTCCCAAGATGGAGAACCTCCGGTGGTTCCTCCAAAACGCCGTCTCATTCTGCTAGATCTCAATATGCCTCAAATGAATGGGTTGGAATTCCTCCATGAGCTGCGAGCTGACCCTCAACTGAAGGCGATACCAGTAATTGTTTTGACAACCTCTGATGAAGACAGAGATAAGTTAGAAGCCTACAACTTGAGTGTGGCAGGCTATATTCTCAAACCCGTTACGTTTTCTAAATTTATAGAGGTCGTATCGGCTCTAAATAAGTATTGGATGCTGTGTGAAATGCCGTGA
- a CDS encoding SGNH/GDSL hydrolase family protein — translation MVRVILLVVAAVVGLLIAIEIGLRVLLGLGDRPIYIPDEEIGYLLAPNQKMRRFGNRIFINRYSMRSDELADVRPAATLRILLLGDSIANGAWWTDQAQTISAAIAQQLQANLPQPFQTVEVLNASANSWGPRNQLAYLKRFGTFDSQIIVLLLNTDDLFATAPTPLLVGRDPNYPDRKPNSAIGELLERVFVRPQPIPGMAKVYQEKGDRVSHNLVAIENIHAIACQNRAQFLLAIAPLLREVDGTAPREYEQKARSRLKAFVQTRKITFVDFLPLFKHSDRPTFLYRDRIHLTPDGNRLVSDTLAQLILAF, via the coding sequence TTGGTTAGAGTCATCTTGCTCGTTGTGGCTGCGGTTGTAGGCTTATTAATCGCCATTGAGATAGGATTGAGGGTTTTATTGGGTTTGGGCGATCGCCCCATTTATATCCCAGACGAAGAAATAGGGTATTTGCTCGCCCCCAATCAAAAAATGCGTCGCTTTGGCAATCGAATTTTTATCAATCGCTATTCCATGCGCAGCGACGAGTTGGCAGACGTTCGCCCTGCCGCTACTTTACGGATACTCTTATTGGGAGATTCGATCGCCAATGGTGCTTGGTGGACCGATCAAGCGCAAACGATTTCTGCCGCGATCGCGCAACAATTACAAGCTAACCTACCTCAGCCTTTCCAAACGGTAGAAGTTCTCAATGCTTCGGCGAATTCTTGGGGACCTCGCAATCAGTTAGCTTATCTCAAGCGTTTCGGCACCTTTGACTCGCAAATCATCGTTTTACTGCTCAATACCGACGACTTGTTTGCGACTGCGCCGACTCCTTTGCTAGTCGGACGCGATCCTAACTACCCCGATCGCAAACCCAACTCGGCAATCGGAGAATTGTTAGAGCGCGTTTTCGTCCGTCCCCAGCCGATTCCTGGTATGGCCAAAGTTTATCAAGAGAAAGGCGATCGCGTCAGTCATAACCTGGTGGCAATTGAAAACATCCACGCGATTGCTTGCCAAAATCGCGCCCAATTCCTTCTCGCGATCGCGCCGCTGCTTAGGGAAGTAGACGGAACCGCACCCAGGGAGTACGAACAAAAGGCCAGATCTCGCTTGAAAGCGTTTGTCCAAACTCGGAAGATTACCTTTGTCGATTTTTTACCGCTATTCAAACACAGCGACCGCCCAACCTTCTTATATCGCGATCGCATTCATCTGACCCCCGATGGCAACCGACTGGTAAGCGATACCCTTGCTCAATTGATTTTGGCTTTTTGA
- a CDS encoding hybrid sensor histidine kinase/response regulator has translation MKDTLKILIVDDDRVDRLALRRSLQKAGIRMELSEAGDARDAIALLQNTHFDCIFLDYLLPDRDGLGLIKELYSIGVKVPTIVLTGQGDEQIAVEMMKAGASDYLSKTRVSPETLAQTLRNAIRVDRAQKAAELANQQLKESNALLQHQNQELEKQRQQIQLQNLQLQEAYRLKSQFLATMSHELRTPLNAIMGFSQILLRQYPDPLTPQQTEIVQRIINNSQNLLILLNEVLDFSKLESGQLTLNPEEFNLAILVQITVEELRSLAMQKQLSLQVDLDLKNPLVVNDQNSLRRILINLLSNAIKFTDSGSIWVKVWELNPDRVAIAVRDTGIGIASEYLEAIFEAFRQVDGSLARQHGGSGLGLAITNSLVKMMQGTIAVESQVGKGSAFQVEFPRQVET, from the coding sequence ATGAAGGATACACTCAAAATCTTAATTGTAGATGACGATCGAGTAGATCGCTTAGCACTACGCCGCTCGCTCCAAAAAGCAGGCATAAGAATGGAATTATCCGAAGCTGGCGATGCCCGGGACGCGATCGCTCTACTCCAAAATACCCACTTTGATTGTATATTCCTAGACTATCTTTTACCCGATCGCGATGGACTGGGGTTAATTAAGGAATTATACTCAATAGGGGTGAAAGTTCCCACCATCGTCCTGACGGGTCAGGGAGACGAGCAAATTGCCGTTGAGATGATGAAAGCAGGGGCTTCTGATTATCTCTCCAAAACCAGAGTATCCCCAGAAACGCTCGCTCAGACTCTCCGCAATGCTATTCGCGTCGATCGCGCGCAAAAAGCAGCAGAACTAGCAAACCAACAGCTCAAAGAAAGTAATGCACTTCTCCAGCATCAGAATCAAGAATTGGAAAAGCAACGGCAACAAATTCAGTTACAGAACTTGCAACTGCAAGAAGCCTATCGCCTCAAATCCCAATTTTTGGCAACCATGTCCCACGAATTACGTACCCCCCTCAATGCCATAATGGGATTCTCGCAAATTTTGTTGCGCCAGTACCCAGATCCGCTTACGCCACAGCAAACTGAAATCGTACAGCGCATCATTAACAACAGTCAAAACCTACTCATTCTGCTCAATGAAGTTCTCGATTTTTCTAAACTTGAATCCGGTCAATTAACGCTCAATCCAGAAGAATTTAACCTGGCTATATTAGTGCAGATTACTGTGGAAGAACTTCGTTCCCTCGCCATGCAAAAACAACTCAGCCTACAAGTCGATCTAGACTTAAAAAATCCTCTCGTCGTCAACGACCAAAATAGTCTGCGGCGAATCTTGATCAACCTTCTCTCCAATGCCATCAAGTTTACCGACTCCGGTAGCATTTGGGTGAAAGTCTGGGAATTAAATCCCGACCGAGTTGCGATCGCAGTGAGAGATACGGGCATAGGAATTGCGAGCGAGTACTTAGAAGCAATCTTTGAAGCTTTCCGACAAGTCGATGGCAGCCTGGCTCGCCAACACGGGGGCAGCGGCTTGGGGCTGGCAATTACCAATTCTTTGGTTAAGATGATGCAAGGAACGATTGCCGTTGAAAGCCAGGTTGGTAAAGGGTCGGCATTCCAAGTAGAATTTCCGCGTCAGGTCGAAACGTAA
- a CDS encoding CsbD family protein: MSTENRVEATLKNVEGKVQETVGEVTGDPKDKAEGKAKQAEAAARHSVENIKDEVKKSLD; the protein is encoded by the coding sequence ATGAGTACCGAAAATAGAGTTGAAGCAACTCTTAAAAATGTTGAAGGGAAAGTTCAAGAAACGGTAGGAGAAGTTACGGGCGATCCTAAAGATAAAGCTGAGGGAAAAGCTAAGCAAGCCGAAGCAGCAGCTAGGCACTCCGTAGAAAACATTAAAGACGAAGTTAAAAAATCGCTTGACTAA
- a CDS encoding response regulator transcription factor produces the protein MSEIRVVIIEDHDLSRIGLSAALQQVEDIKVVGEAANGRQGLQILATTKPDVAVVDIGLPDIDGIAVTQRLKQSQDNADAARTKVLILTMHKSENSVMAAFAAGADSYSLKDVSLENLVRAIRTTNEGNAWIDPTIARIVLKQTRQPIPNEPPKTVEERSLANTRTISSLDTEAQQMIETYPLTDRELEVLELIVAGCNNLQIAEKLYITVGTVKTHVRNILNKLCADDRTQAAVRALRSGLVE, from the coding sequence ATGAGTGAAATTCGCGTTGTTATCATCGAAGACCACGATCTAAGCCGGATCGGTTTAAGTGCTGCTTTGCAGCAAGTTGAAGATATTAAAGTTGTTGGCGAGGCAGCCAATGGTCGTCAAGGGCTACAAATTCTAGCAACAACCAAGCCGGATGTCGCGGTAGTCGATATCGGGTTGCCGGATATCGATGGGATCGCAGTGACGCAGCGGCTCAAGCAGTCTCAGGACAATGCTGACGCAGCGCGAACCAAAGTTCTCATCTTGACAATGCACAAAAGCGAGAACTCTGTCATGGCGGCTTTTGCAGCTGGCGCCGACTCATACAGTCTCAAGGATGTGAGTTTGGAGAATCTGGTACGAGCGATTCGGACGACAAATGAAGGGAATGCCTGGATCGATCCAACGATTGCCCGTATCGTTCTCAAGCAAACTCGACAGCCCATTCCTAACGAGCCTCCCAAAACCGTCGAGGAGCGATCGCTGGCAAATACAAGAACGATTAGCTCTCTAGATACAGAAGCTCAGCAGATGATCGAAACTTATCCCTTGACCGATCGAGAACTGGAAGTTTTAGAGCTAATTGTTGCTGGTTGTAATAACCTGCAAATCGCCGAAAAGCTGTACATTACCGTCGGCACGGTTAAGACTCACGTCCGCAACATTCTTAACAAGCTATGTGCTGACGATCGCACCCAAGCAGCAGTCCGCGCCCTGCGCTCTGGTTTAGTAGAATAA